Proteins co-encoded in one Sporosarcina sp. FSL K6-1522 genomic window:
- the sdhA gene encoding succinate dehydrogenase flavoprotein subunit — protein sequence MAKSRLIVVGGGLAGLMAVIKAAEEGTPVDLFSLVPVKRSHSVCAQGGINGAVNTKGEGDSPDIHLDDTVYGGDFLANQPPVKAMTDAAPGIIHLLDRMGVMFNRTPEGLLDFRRFGGTLHHRTAFAGATTGQQLLYALDEQVRSHEVSGLVTKYEHWEFLGVVLDEDGVCRGIKAQNLKTMEIKAFKGDAVIMATGGPGIIFGKTTNSVINTGSAASIVYQQGAHYANGEFIQIHPTAIPGDDKLRLMSESARGEGGRVWTYKDGKPWYFLEEKYPAYGNLVPRDVATREIFDVCVNQKLGINGENMVYLDLSHKDPKELDIKLGGIIEIYEKFTGDDPRKLPMKIFPAVHYSMGGLWVDYDQMTNIPGLFAAGECDYSQHGANRLGANSLLSAIYGGMVAGPNAVHYMKGLKRTAEELPSTIFDAAVKEEQQKWDDTLKMNGTENAYVLHKELGEWMTDNVTVVRYNDKLQQTDDKIVELLERYENINMTDTQQWSNQGATFTRQLKNMLYLARVITLGALNRDESRGAHYKPDFPNRDDEKFMKTTMAKFDGKSAPIFHYEEIDVSLVAPRKRDYSATKGE from the coding sequence ATGGCGAAAAGCAGATTGATTGTCGTCGGCGGCGGACTTGCAGGCTTGATGGCGGTCATCAAAGCGGCGGAAGAAGGTACGCCGGTTGACCTGTTCTCACTTGTCCCGGTTAAACGTTCACACTCCGTATGTGCACAAGGCGGCATTAACGGAGCGGTAAACACGAAAGGTGAAGGTGACTCACCGGACATTCACTTGGATGACACGGTTTACGGCGGAGACTTCCTTGCGAATCAACCACCTGTTAAGGCGATGACAGACGCAGCACCAGGAATCATTCACTTGCTAGACCGGATGGGCGTTATGTTCAACCGTACACCTGAGGGCCTATTGGATTTCAGACGTTTCGGAGGAACGCTACACCACCGTACAGCATTTGCGGGTGCAACAACTGGACAACAACTTTTATATGCACTAGATGAGCAAGTTCGAAGCCATGAGGTTTCTGGACTTGTGACGAAATATGAGCACTGGGAGTTCCTCGGTGTTGTTCTTGACGAAGACGGCGTATGTCGTGGTATTAAAGCACAAAACCTTAAAACAATGGAAATCAAAGCCTTCAAAGGTGATGCGGTCATTATGGCAACAGGTGGACCTGGAATCATCTTCGGGAAAACGACAAACTCTGTCATTAATACAGGATCTGCGGCTTCTATCGTTTATCAACAAGGTGCTCACTATGCAAACGGTGAGTTCATTCAAATTCACCCAACAGCAATTCCAGGGGACGATAAACTACGTCTCATGAGTGAATCTGCACGTGGTGAAGGTGGACGTGTTTGGACATACAAAGACGGCAAACCTTGGTACTTCTTAGAAGAAAAATACCCGGCTTACGGAAATCTTGTACCACGTGACGTTGCGACACGTGAGATTTTTGATGTCTGCGTTAACCAAAAGCTTGGTATTAACGGTGAAAACATGGTATACCTAGACCTTTCTCATAAGGATCCAAAAGAGCTTGATATCAAGCTTGGTGGGATCATTGAAATTTATGAGAAATTCACTGGTGATGACCCACGGAAATTGCCAATGAAAATCTTCCCAGCTGTTCACTATTCAATGGGTGGACTATGGGTGGATTACGATCAGATGACAAATATTCCAGGTCTGTTTGCGGCTGGAGAATGTGATTATTCACAGCATGGTGCAAACCGTCTTGGTGCAAACTCACTTCTTTCAGCAATTTACGGCGGAATGGTTGCAGGACCAAATGCTGTTCATTACATGAAAGGCTTGAAACGCACTGCTGAAGAACTACCTTCTACAATTTTCGACGCAGCAGTGAAAGAAGAGCAACAGAAGTGGGATGACACGCTCAAAATGAATGGTACTGAGAACGCTTATGTCCTTCACAAAGAGCTTGGCGAATGGATGACAGATAACGTAACAGTGGTTCGTTACAACGACAAACTACAACAGACAGACGATAAAATCGTAGAGCTTCTTGAGCGTTACGAAAATATCAATATGACAGATACACAGCAATGGTCTAACCAAGGCGCAACGTTTACGCGTCAGTTGAAAAACATGCTATACTTAGCACGTGTTATTACTCTCGGAGCACTGAACCGTGATGAGAGCCGTGGCGCTCATTACAAACCAGACTTCCCGAACCGTGATGACGAGAAATTCATGAAAACAACGATGGCGAAATTTGACGGTAAATCTGCACCGATTTTCCACTATGAAGAGATTGATGTGTCTCTCGTAGCGCCACGTAAACGCGACTACTCCGCGACGAAAGGAGAATGA
- the sdhB gene encoding succinate dehydrogenase iron-sulfur subunit translates to MSEQQTATKTVHFKIRRQDTADSQPYWEEFKLDYRPNMNVISALMEIRRNPVNAEGKKTTPINWDMNCLEEVCGACSMVINGRPRQSCTALVDKLTQPITLEPMKTFPVVRDLIVDREFMFDSLKKIKAWVPIDGTYDLGEGPRMPERKRQWAYELSKCMTCGVCLEACPNVNDNTNFMGPALLSQVRLFNTHPTGAMNKDERLAALMTDGGIGECGNSQNCVVACPKGIPLTTSIAAMNRATTVQMFKNFFGSDHMVD, encoded by the coding sequence ATGAGCGAGCAACAAACTGCAACGAAAACAGTGCATTTTAAAATTCGTCGGCAGGATACAGCTGATTCTCAACCGTATTGGGAAGAATTCAAATTAGATTATAGACCGAATATGAACGTTATTTCTGCTTTAATGGAAATTCGTCGGAACCCAGTCAATGCGGAAGGTAAGAAAACAACGCCAATTAACTGGGACATGAACTGTCTTGAGGAAGTTTGTGGAGCATGTTCAATGGTTATCAATGGCCGTCCACGTCAATCGTGTACAGCTCTTGTTGACAAATTGACACAGCCAATCACACTTGAACCGATGAAAACATTCCCAGTCGTTCGTGACTTGATTGTTGACAGAGAGTTCATGTTTGATTCCTTGAAAAAAATCAAGGCATGGGTTCCAATCGACGGAACGTATGACCTTGGAGAAGGTCCGCGTATGCCTGAGCGTAAACGCCAATGGGCTTACGAACTATCGAAATGTATGACTTGTGGTGTTTGTCTTGAAGCGTGTCCAAACGTTAATGACAACACAAACTTCATGGGTCCTGCATTGCTGTCACAAGTTCGTCTATTTAACACGCATCCAACAGGTGCGATGAACAAGGACGAGCGTCTAGCAGCACTTATGACAGATGGTGGTATCGGTGAATGTGGTAACTCACAAAACTGTGTAGTGGCATGTCCGAAAGGCATTCCATTGACAACGTCAATCGCTGCGATGAACCGTGCAACGACTGTCCAAATGTTTAAAAACTTCTTCGGAAGCGACCATATGGTAGACTGA
- a CDS encoding thioesterase family protein: protein MRAAYITDFETWSSEFSFSMAVSVRFSETDMFGHLNNTVPFAYFESARIEYFKQIGLMDSWLDPSGANIPVVADLQCDYLKQVYFDEALDIYVKAATIGNSSIDVHYMAKNEKGEIVFTGRGSVVQIGRQTGKGVPWTDADRLLLQEAK from the coding sequence ATGAGAGCAGCTTACATAACGGATTTTGAAACATGGAGTTCGGAATTTAGTTTTTCAATGGCGGTATCGGTCAGATTTTCAGAAACAGATATGTTTGGCCATTTGAACAATACGGTACCGTTTGCGTATTTTGAATCTGCACGTATCGAATATTTTAAACAGATTGGTTTGATGGATAGCTGGCTCGATCCGTCTGGTGCAAATATTCCGGTTGTTGCCGACTTGCAATGCGATTATTTGAAGCAAGTCTATTTTGATGAGGCGCTGGATATTTACGTGAAAGCGGCTACGATTGGCAATAGCTCTATCGATGTCCATTACATGGCAAAGAACGAAAAAGGGGAAATCGTCTTTACAGGCCGTGGATCGGTGGTGCAAATTGGGCGACAGACTGGCAAAGGTGTTCCATGGACGGATGCAGACCGATTGCTTTTACAAGAAGCGAAATAA
- a CDS encoding LuxR C-terminal-related transcriptional regulator: MTEESKNRSLLTAREREIFHLLVDDQTTKDIAGRLGISEKTVRNHISNTIQKLGVSGRAQAIVELLRLGELQLH; this comes from the coding sequence TTGACAGAAGAATCGAAAAACCGTTCCTTGCTTACGGCAAGGGAGCGAGAAATCTTTCATCTGCTCGTTGACGATCAAACGACAAAAGATATCGCGGGACGGCTCGGGATCAGTGAGAAAACGGTCCGGAACCATATCTCAAACACGATCCAAAAGCTAGGCGTTTCAGGTAGAGCACAAGCGATTGTCGAATTGTTGCGTCTGGGCGAATTGCAATTGCATTAA
- a CDS encoding MarR family transcriptional regulator: protein MEKELRYIADIIKQQGRRILSNYTITPPQFIALQWLFEHGDMTIGDLSNKMYLAFSTTTDLVDRMESNNLVKRVRDQQDRRVVRINLLSEGERVIEEVIDKRREYLNSVLANFEEKEVKELSYLLIKLHEEMKEDLRD from the coding sequence ATGGAAAAAGAATTGAGATATATTGCGGATATTATAAAGCAACAAGGCCGTAGAATTCTTAGTAATTACACGATTACACCGCCGCAATTCATCGCTTTGCAATGGTTATTTGAACACGGTGATATGACGATTGGCGATTTGTCGAACAAAATGTATCTAGCATTCAGTACGACGACTGACTTAGTTGATCGAATGGAAAGTAACAATCTTGTCAAGCGTGTGCGAGATCAGCAAGATCGTCGTGTCGTGCGAATTAACCTTCTCAGTGAAGGAGAGCGCGTAATCGAAGAAGTAATTGACAAACGTCGAGAGTATTTGAACAGCGTCTTAGCCAATTTTGAAGAGAAGGAAGTTAAAGAGCTGTCCTATTTACTCATTAAATTGCATGAAGAAATGAAAGAGGATTTGAGGGATTAA
- the racE gene encoding glutamate racemase, protein MEPPIGVIDSGVGGLTVVKELLNRLPNEPIVYIGDDARCPYGPRAVEEIKAFTMEMASALAEKGIKMLVIACNTATAAALDDLRAFFPFPIVGVIEPGARAAVNASQTDEIAVLGTVGTVNSGAYEDAIHRLVPKAKVHSLACPAFVPIVESGQYKSEHASTIVKQTLEPLQQVDFDTAILGCTHYPLLQHHIQQHLPGTVRIISSAIETVHDVERLLHLNSIERLETRKVSPVFYTTGELDKFRSIVADWLSIDKLDVRQIEL, encoded by the coding sequence GTGGAACCGCCAATCGGAGTAATAGATTCGGGTGTCGGTGGTCTAACTGTAGTAAAAGAGCTACTGAACAGATTACCAAATGAACCAATTGTATATATCGGAGACGATGCGCGTTGTCCATATGGGCCGCGGGCGGTTGAAGAAATAAAAGCATTTACAATGGAAATGGCGTCAGCACTTGCTGAAAAGGGGATTAAAATGCTCGTCATCGCTTGCAATACAGCTACGGCTGCTGCACTCGATGATTTACGAGCATTTTTCCCTTTTCCGATAGTTGGTGTCATTGAGCCGGGTGCACGTGCAGCAGTCAATGCATCTCAAACGGATGAAATCGCTGTACTGGGAACTGTTGGGACGGTTAACAGTGGCGCCTATGAGGACGCGATCCATAGACTAGTTCCTAAGGCGAAGGTGCATTCGCTGGCATGTCCAGCGTTTGTCCCCATCGTTGAGAGCGGGCAGTACAAGTCCGAACATGCAAGCACCATTGTGAAACAGACACTGGAGCCATTGCAGCAGGTTGATTTTGATACAGCTATACTTGGCTGTACGCATTATCCACTTCTGCAGCACCATATTCAACAGCATTTGCCAGGTACTGTCCGCATCATATCATCTGCAATCGAGACGGTGCATGATGTAGAGCGCCTATTGCACTTGAATAGTATTGAGCGTTTAGAGACTCGTAAAGTGTCCCCCGTCTTTTATACGACAGGCGAGTTGGACAAGTTCCGTTCAATTGTCGCTGATTGGTTGTCGATTGATAAGCTAGATGTTAGGCAAATCGAATTATAA
- the rph gene encoding ribonuclease PH: protein MRHDGRNAETIRPVTIETDYLMHPEGSVLITVGNTKVICTATVEERVPPFLRGSGKGWVTAEYSMLPRATGQRTQRESSRGKVNGRTMEIQRLIGRALRAVTNLEALGERTIWVDCDVIQADGGTRTASITGAFVAMTMAIAKLHEAKAFTTFPIADYLAATSVGKTNDGQLILDLDYVEDSSAAVDMNVVMTGAGAFVELQGTGEESTFTRDEMNGLVTLAEQGIHQLFAVQTEALTSTAALIGQKEEEQ, encoded by the coding sequence ATGAGACATGATGGAAGAAATGCTGAGACGATTCGTCCAGTAACGATTGAAACCGATTATTTGATGCATCCGGAAGGATCTGTGCTGATTACGGTTGGGAATACAAAAGTGATTTGTACGGCGACAGTAGAGGAGCGGGTACCTCCATTTTTACGTGGAAGCGGAAAAGGTTGGGTAACAGCGGAGTATTCGATGCTACCACGTGCGACAGGACAACGTACGCAACGCGAATCTTCAAGAGGGAAGGTGAATGGCCGTACAATGGAAATTCAGCGCTTAATAGGCCGTGCATTACGTGCTGTTACGAACTTAGAGGCGTTAGGAGAGCGGACGATTTGGGTAGACTGTGACGTCATTCAGGCGGACGGTGGAACGCGTACAGCATCGATTACGGGTGCATTCGTTGCGATGACAATGGCAATCGCTAAATTGCATGAAGCTAAAGCGTTTACGACGTTCCCAATTGCCGATTACTTGGCGGCAACAAGTGTAGGGAAGACGAATGATGGTCAACTGATCTTGGATCTCGATTATGTGGAGGATTCGTCTGCTGCAGTCGATATGAACGTTGTCATGACAGGTGCAGGCGCATTTGTCGAGTTGCAAGGAACAGGTGAGGAATCGACATTCACACGTGATGAAATGAATGGCTTGGTGACACTTGCGGAACAAGGGATTCACCAATTATTTGCAGTGCAAACAGAAGCGCTTACTTCAACAGCGGCGCTAATCGGCCAGAAAGAAGAGGAGCAATGA
- a CDS encoding XTP/dITP diphosphatase, whose translation MKEVLIATNNRGKAKDFETLFQPFGVQVLTLNDIEEAIDVEETGVTFEENAILKAETVARLLNKIVIADDSGLEIDALNGAPGVYSARYAGTEKSDEANIDKVLAELGTVPTEGRTARFRCVLAVAGPGLQTETFSGSCEGLIHTERKGTNGFGYDPIFYVPEQERMMAELSPEEKSLISHRGAALAKLKVKLPQFIQQ comes from the coding sequence ATGAAAGAAGTACTCATCGCTACAAATAACCGAGGGAAAGCAAAAGATTTTGAGACATTATTTCAGCCGTTTGGTGTACAAGTCCTAACATTGAATGATATTGAAGAAGCCATCGATGTAGAAGAGACAGGTGTCACATTTGAAGAAAATGCGATATTGAAAGCTGAAACGGTTGCACGTTTGTTGAATAAAATCGTGATTGCAGATGATAGTGGACTTGAGATTGATGCGCTAAATGGCGCTCCAGGCGTTTATTCGGCGCGTTATGCGGGTACGGAGAAGAGTGACGAGGCCAATATCGACAAAGTACTAGCGGAGCTGGGAACAGTGCCTACAGAGGGGCGTACAGCACGCTTCCGCTGTGTGCTAGCAGTAGCTGGTCCTGGCCTTCAAACAGAGACGTTTTCAGGTAGCTGTGAAGGTTTGATTCACACGGAGCGCAAGGGGACAAACGGTTTTGGTTATGACCCGATTTTTTATGTGCCTGAGCAGGAGCGAATGATGGCCGAACTATCGCCTGAAGAGAAGAGTTTGATTTCACATCGGGGGGCGGCGTTAGCGAAGTTGAAAGTGAAGCTACCACAATTTATCCAACAGTAA
- a CDS encoding metallophosphoesterase gives MKIVVMSDSHGDKETVKAVSTLSADAMFHCGDSELAYDDPVLHTMHRVRGNCDYDASFPASVVVDVQGKKVLAVHGHEHAVKQSLMRLYYSAKELGANIVLFGHSHLYGAEMQDGILFLNPGSTMQPRGGKKATYAVVEWDETVRVTFKNMQHEIVELTEIKNF, from the coding sequence ATGAAAATTGTTGTTATGAGTGATTCGCACGGGGATAAGGAAACGGTGAAAGCCGTATCTACTCTATCCGCAGATGCGATGTTTCATTGTGGAGATAGTGAACTAGCATACGATGATCCGGTTTTGCATACAATGCATCGAGTGCGTGGTAATTGTGATTATGATGCAAGCTTCCCGGCGTCTGTTGTTGTCGATGTGCAAGGGAAGAAAGTATTAGCGGTTCACGGGCATGAGCATGCTGTAAAGCAATCATTGATGAGGCTTTATTATAGCGCTAAAGAGCTTGGGGCTAATATTGTGTTATTCGGTCATTCACATCTATACGGTGCGGAGATGCAAGACGGCATTCTATTTCTAAATCCAGGTAGCACGATGCAGCCAAGAGGCGGCAAAAAGGCGACATATGCAGTAGTAGAATGGGACGAAACTGTACGTGTGACATTCAAAAATATGCAACATGAAATAGTGGAGTTAACTGAAATAAAAAACTTTTGA
- a CDS encoding site-specific integrase, with amino-acid sequence MTKKTGLFDVDFTLTTKEFTASIKGEKATTAHYKPFSEALGTIINQMQVSGYRPRTIKDYDTVLMNFAKSTGILYLEEVTVDTIYSWLDSMHVVNQTKLTRLKVLKSFLSKCFTNGWLSLNFWQSINVKVDKKVKKGAKPNDIAILVSLIDKSTFIGLRDVTAILTMYKTGIRINTLGQLNEGHIDWENKILVLDGAILKNHQVLKLPIDDQLVSLYRVLIQCNDRIREHYGVSNTNLFISSRATTLNTKSTNNAISKQLTKYAKRFGLENINAHALRRAYAKNLHDNGASVALISKALGHSDLAVTTQYLDLDVEEVAKDLREYL; translated from the coding sequence ATGACGAAAAAGACGGGATTATTTGACGTGGATTTCACACTGACAACTAAAGAGTTTACCGCATCTATTAAAGGGGAGAAGGCAACTACGGCTCACTACAAGCCTTTTTCGGAAGCTTTAGGAACTATTATCAACCAAATGCAGGTGAGTGGCTACCGCCCCCGTACTATCAAAGATTACGATACAGTCTTGATGAATTTCGCAAAGAGTACAGGGATTCTCTATTTAGAAGAGGTTACTGTAGATACTATCTACTCGTGGTTAGATTCCATGCATGTAGTAAATCAAACAAAGCTAACACGCTTAAAGGTTCTGAAATCGTTCCTAAGCAAGTGTTTCACCAATGGTTGGCTAAGCTTGAACTTTTGGCAATCAATCAACGTGAAGGTAGATAAGAAGGTTAAAAAGGGTGCAAAGCCAAATGACATTGCAATCCTAGTGTCATTAATTGATAAAAGTACATTCATTGGTCTAAGGGATGTGACTGCTATTTTAACAATGTATAAAACGGGGATTCGTATAAACACGTTAGGGCAGCTGAATGAAGGACATATTGATTGGGAAAATAAGATACTTGTCCTAGATGGAGCGATATTGAAAAACCACCAAGTGTTGAAGTTGCCGATAGATGACCAGTTAGTAAGTCTGTATCGAGTGCTGATTCAATGTAATGACAGGATAAGGGAACACTACGGAGTAAGTAATACCAACTTATTTATATCTTCAAGGGCAACGACGTTGAATACAAAATCCACTAACAATGCTATTTCGAAGCAACTTACCAAATATGCTAAACGATTTGGATTGGAAAATATCAATGCACATGCTCTTAGAAGGGCGTATGCAAAGAATCTACATGACAATGGAGCGAGTGTGGCATTAATCAGTAAGGCTCTTGGTCATTCAGATTTAGCCGTGACCACGCAGTATTTGGATTTAGATGTAGAGGAAGTAGCGAAGGATTTGAGAGAGTACCTATAA
- a CDS encoding DUF1413 domain-containing protein, protein MKLIKWQITDEEYRKLSDVAIKKGFGTITDYLEHSHFGKEPQIDYSEPLKEFQENVKSKNSQARFRVRDCFSDSEWAILTPLQRRTLGRIIIHKVRSGEITGIKELEKDTANAQWYRKD, encoded by the coding sequence TTGAAATTAATTAAATGGCAAATTACAGATGAGGAATACCGAAAATTGTCAGATGTTGCAATAAAAAAAGGTTTTGGCACTATTACAGATTATCTAGAACACAGCCATTTCGGTAAAGAACCACAAATTGATTATAGTGAGCCTTTAAAAGAGTTCCAAGAAAATGTGAAATCCAAAAATAGTCAGGCGAGATTCCGAGTTAGAGATTGTTTTTCTGATTCTGAATGGGCTATATTAACGCCGCTTCAACGTAGAACATTGGGGAGAATTATTATCCATAAGGTTAGAAGTGGTGAGATTACAGGTATCAAGGAGCTTGAAAAGGATACAGCAAATGCTCAGTGGTATAGGAAAGATTAA
- a CDS encoding tyrosine-type recombinase/integrase, protein MANTKPKKGMTIDVQPLKTKKEVNDLIEALGMSQNGLRDQLLFKIGVTTGLRCGDLVALTVEQVKGKSNFKIQEDKTEKGRTVYLNNVMADIADYIETLPESIVYLFPSRKGDSHISTTQAYRIITKAGDMIGNQSIGTHTMRKTFGYIYYQETKDVATLMRIFNHSSQRITLDYIGMTDKTIEESIKSISFF, encoded by the coding sequence ATGGCAAACACCAAACCGAAAAAAGGTATGACGATAGATGTTCAACCACTAAAGACGAAAAAGGAAGTCAATGACCTTATAGAAGCACTAGGAATGTCACAGAATGGCTTGCGTGACCAACTGCTATTCAAGATAGGGGTTACAACGGGGCTGAGATGTGGTGACCTAGTAGCGCTTACTGTGGAACAGGTTAAAGGAAAATCAAATTTCAAAATTCAAGAAGACAAAACTGAGAAAGGACGTACTGTCTACTTGAACAACGTAATGGCTGATATTGCTGATTACATTGAAACGCTACCAGAAAGCATAGTTTACTTGTTCCCTAGTCGCAAAGGAGACAGCCATATTTCAACAACACAAGCTTATCGCATCATCACAAAGGCAGGAGACATGATAGGGAATCAGTCCATCGGTACTCACACAATGCGGAAAACGTTTGGCTATATTTACTACCAAGAGACAAAAGATGTAGCTACACTCATGAGAATCTTTAATCATTCATCACAAAGAATAACACTAGATTACATAGGTATGACAGACAAAACTATAGAAGAGAGCATTAAAAGCATTTCATTCTTCTGA
- a CDS encoding SLATT domain-containing protein, with protein MDIPVRNDESVSSDTEHSLNSAEEKIQESETTLGSEKNRATNSERMNLESETETEFREKLVFNYYNVSKENEKGYRKEILNTIKNFKDKRVYVTKKVRMNSEARLNKNNIHSIILVNVYTFTVLCFSIFSITNETDLKFELLGLIVSMGLFGVSLFVSLFGYREKAIAFKNSYLKINEIEGNLHTLLLNMELTDEELIKAYSVCQKEYNEVLDKTDNHIDKDFIAYKIGSNNATVSEIIKYIYYKISSSIIWVLLYSIPLITMVLMILAFWG; from the coding sequence ATGGATATTCCTGTTAGAAATGATGAAAGTGTTAGTAGTGATACAGAACATTCATTAAACTCGGCGGAAGAAAAAATTCAAGAGTCGGAAACTACTTTAGGCAGTGAAAAAAATAGAGCTACTAATTCAGAGCGCATGAATCTAGAGTCAGAGACTGAAACTGAGTTTAGAGAAAAATTAGTGTTTAATTATTACAATGTTAGTAAAGAAAATGAAAAAGGGTATCGTAAAGAAATTTTAAATACAATAAAAAATTTCAAAGATAAACGAGTGTATGTAACTAAGAAAGTTCGTATGAACTCAGAGGCTAGATTGAATAAAAATAATATACATTCAATTATCTTAGTAAACGTATATACATTCACGGTTCTTTGCTTTTCAATTTTTAGTATAACCAATGAAACTGACCTGAAATTTGAACTATTAGGTTTAATTGTTTCAATGGGGTTATTTGGAGTTTCTTTGTTTGTCAGTTTGTTTGGTTATAGGGAAAAAGCAATTGCATTTAAAAATTCATATTTAAAAATAAATGAAATCGAGGGGAACTTACATACATTGTTATTAAATATGGAATTAACTGATGAGGAATTAATTAAAGCCTATTCAGTATGTCAAAAAGAATATAATGAGGTTTTAGATAAAACAGATAACCATATCGATAAAGATTTTATAGCTTATAAAATCGGTTCTAATAATGCAACTGTTTCTGAAATTATAAAATACATTTATTATAAAATTTCTAGTTCGATAATTTGGGTATTACTGTATTCAATACCACTTATCACAATGGTATTAATGATTTTAGCTTTTTGGGGGTGA
- a CDS encoding reverse transcriptase domain-containing protein gives MVQAARVYKKKFNKKYILSKYPLYIKANTASGIDKLQKKNFDKIKESQIDLILKKVNDNNYKFTYYKEKLILKNRNSFPRLISIPTLRDRIVLKIIHEILMETFQIELKLVQTVIDELTQKCSLYDSYIKIDISNFFGSLNHDFLIQRLSTKIRKKELKNAIVSAVKNPTVNSYHRRNISIEDNAVGVPQGIPIANVLAEIYFKELDSKYKARTNIAYFRYVDDILILCNSTDIGDLKNEIISDITNTYLLCVNEKKCEDGNLSDEMTYLGYKFVQTPSSMLCTVKGESIAKMENSLVALFSKFKNSEGKMKSAELIFYLNLKITGAIVKELEDSDKSKNEIELEEKDREKKYGWLFFYSQINDLRVLYHLDYFVENLIVRYDLKGVIDKGKVKKFSKAYYEIIQRRKKSKYLFKPSELSIEEKRLLLLNTFDIKRKDLKSDESIEYHFNKKVRRKILELEADIQGIS, from the coding sequence TTGGTTCAAGCAGCTAGAGTATATAAAAAGAAATTTAATAAGAAATATATTTTAAGTAAATACCCATTATATATCAAAGCTAATACAGCTTCGGGTATAGATAAATTACAGAAGAAAAATTTTGATAAAATTAAAGAAAGTCAAATAGATTTAATACTTAAAAAGGTCAATGACAATAACTATAAATTTACTTATTATAAAGAAAAGCTGATACTCAAAAATCGAAATAGTTTCCCTAGATTAATTTCAATTCCTACATTGAGAGATAGAATTGTTTTAAAAATAATTCATGAAATATTGATGGAGACATTTCAAATTGAGTTAAAATTAGTTCAAACGGTAATAGATGAGCTTACTCAAAAATGTAGTTTATATGATAGCTACATCAAAATAGACATCAGTAACTTTTTTGGGTCATTAAATCATGATTTTTTGATTCAAAGACTAAGTACAAAAATACGCAAAAAAGAACTGAAAAATGCTATTGTTTCTGCTGTGAAAAATCCAACTGTAAACAGTTATCATAGGAGAAATATTAGTATCGAAGATAATGCAGTAGGTGTTCCTCAAGGTATTCCTATTGCTAACGTACTAGCTGAAATATACTTTAAAGAGTTAGATTCGAAATATAAGGCACGAACTAATATAGCGTACTTTAGGTATGTTGACGATATTTTAATTTTATGTAATTCAACTGATATTGGGGATTTAAAGAATGAAATCATTAGTGATATTACAAACACCTATCTCTTATGTGTGAATGAAAAAAAGTGTGAAGATGGGAATTTATCTGATGAGATGACATATTTAGGCTATAAATTTGTTCAAACACCTAGTTCTATGTTATGCACTGTTAAAGGTGAATCAATTGCTAAGATGGAAAATTCTTTAGTAGCCTTATTTTCTAAGTTCAAAAATTCTGAGGGTAAGATGAAATCAGCGGAATTGATTTTTTACTTAAATTTGAAAATTACAGGTGCGATTGTTAAGGAATTAGAAGATAGCGATAAAAGTAAAAATGAAATTGAATTAGAAGAAAAAGATAGAGAGAAGAAGTATGGGTGGCTCTTTTTTTATTCGCAGATTAATGATTTAAGGGTGCTTTACCACCTAGATTATTTTGTTGAAAATTTAATTGTAAGATATGATTTAAAAGGTGTAATTGATAAAGGTAAAGTTAAGAAGTTTTCGAAGGCGTATTACGAAATAATTCAGCGTCGGAAGAAAAGTAAATATCTATTTAAGCCAAGTGAATTATCAATTGAAGAAAAAAGGTTATTACTTTTAAATACCTTCGACATTAAACGGAAAGATTTAAAATCTGATGAAAGTATAGAATATCATTTTAATAAAAAGGTTAGAAGAAAGATACTTGAACTTGAAGCTGATATTCAGGGGATTTCATAA